In Lates calcarifer isolate ASB-BC8 linkage group LG23, TLL_Latcal_v3, whole genome shotgun sequence, a single genomic region encodes these proteins:
- the myocd gene encoding myocardin isoform X10, whose amino-acid sequence MNPVKCSEIHSNSSEDRQCPGHLRGASQGHGDTGESTERRNHLLKKQLPSAEGKNVLQLRLQQRRTREQLADQGIMPLNHGKFPKQDDSYAFEEDSSSESLSPEQHHSDESQGSACPSSEAVGSAPSSSSSPALTSPRQGGANRDPPDQSQDEGLSGASNSQTTPPIPVPAIVKSKTSDKNRHKKPKDVKPKVKKLKYHQYIPPDQKAEKSPPPMDSAYARLLQQQQLFLQLQILSQQKHSHTHSQTQQSQQHTHTPQTQAQAQAQQRQPAFSYQPHPPAQIQKGSTDQISACSSSGPSSTANSNSSSPVKNTYPTQSNISPVKPGPLPANLDDLKVSELRQHLRIRGMPVSGTKTALIERLRPFKDSNTSSSPSGSSDITTVTFPVTPTGSLSSYQSPSSSSALSQGGYYPYPSTSSTPPISPASSELSLSGSLPDSFSDVPMSSPTQFALQPSPAQLSMEDGLGGGTQGSGGQRAGESGGMDGLEAEKDKMLVEKQKVIEELTWKLHQEQRQVEELKMQLHKRKRCYGATQDAVPPPSHPSMHHQQTPAMMGQHFFGVTIKQEPMSLSSSCPLSSPKQLKSPAGSCMEDMGHCNASVSSLGGAGGPQCMDTAPSSGSPSTMSAFLSPQCSPQDSPSGKPSSSPQPSSPNNPYLLSPPLGRDGCVHPHTSASNRGRSMQIQQKSGSQPVNCSYPSDQRGLQGVFPPPADCGLNHSSSAKAESQNMQPKMSVLPSPRHVGQKSQVSPPAFSSSDSDASDLRQPPCYEDAVKQQLTRSQQMDELLDVLIESGGCPGLLIPRFHRHYEHLYPTQPPYDHSANHIAESHLETLLGSPVGRGGDVALLKMAPEDGGLEDEGNRDGEGYGSPHTHHRHPHHPPQDKPLTGRDQMDTPLSPLSTKVSTFPEVQGMVSMTFSETPWETMEWLDLMPPSSATAFSVAPPSGPSIFNTEFLDVTDINLNSAMDLHLEHW is encoded by the exons TCCTACAGTTAAGACTTCAGCAGAGGAGGACACGAGAACAGCTGGCAGACCAAGGCATCATGCCTC TAAACCATGGTAAGTTCCCTAAGCAGGATGACTCTTATGCGTTTGAGgaggacagcagcagtgagagtcTGTCTCCAGAGCAGCACCACAGTGACGAGTCACAGGGCTCAGCCTGTCCGTCCTCTGAGGCTGTGGGCAGCGCgccctcctcctcgtcctcgcCTGCTCTCACCAGCCCACGACAG GGGGGTGCAAACAGAGACCCACCTGATCAAAGCCAGGATGAAGGGCTGTCTGGTGCCAGCAACAGCCAGACCACTCCCCCTATACCTGTTCCTGCTATTGTCAAG TCCAAGACATCAGACAAGAACCGACACAAGAAACCCAAAGATGTGAAGCCCAAAGTGAAGAAGCTCAAGTACCACCAGTACATTCCTCCGGACCAGAAGGCGGAGAAGTCCCCTCCGCCCATGGACTCGGCCTACGCCCggctcctgcagcagcagcagctcttcctgcagctgcagatcCTCAGCCAGCAgaaacactctcacacacactcacagacgcAGCAGTcgcagcagcacacacacactccgcaGACGCAGGCCCAGGCCCAGGCTCAGCAGAGACAGCCCGCTTTCAGCTACCAGCCTCACCCACCGGCCCAGATCCAGAA AGGATCCACTGATCAGATATCAGCTTGTAGCTCCAGCGGTCCGTCCAGTACAGCCAACAGTAactcctcctctccagtcaAGAACACATATCCCACCCAAAGTAACATCTCACCGGTCAAACCTGGGCCCCTGCCAGCCAATCTAGATGACCTAAAG GTATCAGAGCTCAGGCAGCACCTGCGTATCCGTGGCATGCCTGTCTCAGGAACCAAGACCGCCCTCATCGAGCGACTCCGGCCCTTCAAGGACTCCAACACCAGCTCCTCGCCCTCAGGCTCCTCCGACATCACCACGGTGACCTTCCCCGTCACACCCACAGGATCCCTGTCCTCCTACCAGTCCCCGTCCTCCTCCAGCGCCCTGTCTCAGGGAGGCTACTACCCATACCCCAGCACCTCCTCAACTCCTCCCATCTCCCCGGCCTCCTCGGAGCTGTCCCTCAGCGGCTCGCTCCCCGACAGCTTCAGCGACGTGCCCATGTCCTCGCCGACACAGTTCGCCCTGCAGCCGTCCCCGGCCCAGCTCAGCATGGAGGACGGGCTGGGGGGAGGCACCCAGGGCAGCGGAGGACAGAGGGCGGGGGAGAGCGGAGGTATGGACGGCCTGGAAGCTGAGAAAGATAAAATGCTGGTGGAAAAGCAGAAGGTGATCGAGGAGCTGACGTGGAAGCTGCACCAGGAGCAGAGACAG GTTGAAGAGCTGAAGATGCAGCTCCACAAGAGGAAACGCTGCTACGGAGCAACGCAGGACGCCGTCCCTCCTCCATCTCACCCCTCCATGCACCACCAGCAGACTCCAGCCATGATGGGTCAGCACTTCTTTGGGGTGACTATCAAGCAGGAGCCCATGTCCCTGTCCTCCAGCTGCCCTCTGTCCTCCCCCAAACAGCTCAAGAGCCCTGCTGGCAGCTGCATGGAGGACATGGGACACTGCAACGCCTCCGTCTCCAGCCTGGGGGGCGCCGGCGGGCCACAGTGCATGGACACAGCCCCTTCCTCCGGCAGCCCCTCCACCATGTCTGCTTTCCTCAGTCCACAGTGCTCCCCACAGGACTCCCCCAGCGGAAAGCCCTCCAGCAGCCCCCAGCCTTCGTCTCCTAACAACCCCTACCTGCTGTCTCCTCCGCTGGGAAGAGACGGCTGCGTCCACCCTCACACCTCGGCCAGCAACAGAGGGCGCAGCATGCAG ATCCAGCAGAAGAGCGGCAGCCAGCCGGTGAACTGCTCTTATCCTTCTGACCAGAGAGGCCTTCAGGGAGTCTTCCCCCCCCCAGCTGACTGTGGCCTCAACCACAGCAGCTCAGCCAAAGCTGAGAGCCAGAATATGCAGCCAAAG ATGTCAGTATTGCCCTCTCCTCGGCATGTTGGCCAAAAGAGCCAGGTCTCTCCCCCCGCCTTCAGTAGCTCAGATTCAGATGCATCAGACTTAAGACAGCCCCCATGCTATGAGGATGCAGTGAAGCAG CAACTGACCAGAAGTCAGCAGATGGATGAGCTGTTGGATGTGCTCATAGAGAGTGGAG GGTGTCCCGGCCTCCTCATCCCGAGGTTCCACCGTCACTATGAGCACCTGTACCCCACCCAGCCCCCCTACGACCACTCCGCCAATCACATCGCCGAGAGCCACCTGGAGACTCTGCTGGGAAGTCCCGTCGGGCGGGGAGGGGACGTGGCTCTTCTTAAAATGGCTCCCGAGGACGGGGGCCTGGAAGACGAAGGGAACCGAGACGGAGAAGGGTACGGCAGCCCCCACACCCACCACCGCCACCCTCACCACCCACCACAGGACAAACCTCTGACCGGCAGGGACCAGATGGACACCCCTCTGTCCCCCCTCAGCACCAAGGTGTCCACCTTCCCCGAGGTGCAGGGGATGGTCAGCATGACGTTCAGCGAGACGCCGTGGGAGACGATGGAGTGGCTGGACCTGATGCCGCCCAGCTCGGCCACGGCCTTCAGCGTGGCTCCGCCCAGCGGCCCCAGCATCTTCAACACCGAGTTCCTGGATGTCACAGACATTAACTTGAACTCTGCTATGGACCTCCACCTGGAGCACTGGTGA
- the myocd gene encoding myocardin isoform X9 gives MTLLGSEHSILIRSKFRSVNHGKFPKQDDSYAFEEDSSSESLSPEQHHSDESQGSACPSSEAVGSAPSSSSSPALTSPRQGGANRDPPDQSQDEGLSGASNSQTTPPIPVPAIVKSKTSDKNRHKKPKDVKPKVKKLKYHQYIPPDQKAEKSPPPMDSAYARLLQQQQLFLQLQILSQQKHSHTHSQTQQSQQHTHTPQTQAQAQAQQRQPAFSYQPHPPAQIQKGSTDQISACSSSGPSSTANSNSSSPVKNTYPTQSNISPVKPGPLPANLDDLKVSELRQHLRIRGMPVSGTKTALIERLRPFKDSNTSSSPSGSSDITTVTFPVTPTGSLSSYQSPSSSSALSQGGYYPYPSTSSTPPISPASSELSLSGSLPDSFSDVPMSSPTQFALQPSPAQLSMEDGLGGGTQGSGGQRAGESGGMDGLEAEKDKMLVEKQKVIEELTWKLHQEQRQVEELKMQLHKRKRCYGATQDAVPPPSHPSMHHQQTPAMMGQHFFGVTIKQEPMSLSSSCPLSSPKQLKSPAGSCMEDMGHCNASVSSLGGAGGPQCMDTAPSSGSPSTMSAFLSPQCSPQDSPSGKPSSSPQPSSPNNPYLLSPPLGRDGCVHPHTSASNRGRSMQIQQKSGSQPVNCSYPSDQRGLQGVFPPPADCGLNHSSSAKAESQNMQPKMSVLPSPRHVGQKSQVSPPAFSSSDSDASDLRQPPCYEDAVKQQLTRSQQMDELLDVLIESGEMPANAREERERSSVTKVVPHITVSPGCPGLLIPRFHRHYEHLYPTQPPYDHSANHIAESHLETLLGSPVGRGGDVALLKMAPEDGGLEDEGNRDGEGYGSPHTHHRHPHHPPQDKPLTGRDQMDTPLSPLSTKVSTFPEVQGMVSMTFSETPWETMEWLDLMPPSSATAFSVAPPSGPSIFNTEFLDVTDINLNSAMDLHLEHW, from the exons TAAACCATGGTAAGTTCCCTAAGCAGGATGACTCTTATGCGTTTGAGgaggacagcagcagtgagagtcTGTCTCCAGAGCAGCACCACAGTGACGAGTCACAGGGCTCAGCCTGTCCGTCCTCTGAGGCTGTGGGCAGCGCgccctcctcctcgtcctcgcCTGCTCTCACCAGCCCACGACAG GGGGGTGCAAACAGAGACCCACCTGATCAAAGCCAGGATGAAGGGCTGTCTGGTGCCAGCAACAGCCAGACCACTCCCCCTATACCTGTTCCTGCTATTGTCAAG TCCAAGACATCAGACAAGAACCGACACAAGAAACCCAAAGATGTGAAGCCCAAAGTGAAGAAGCTCAAGTACCACCAGTACATTCCTCCGGACCAGAAGGCGGAGAAGTCCCCTCCGCCCATGGACTCGGCCTACGCCCggctcctgcagcagcagcagctcttcctgcagctgcagatcCTCAGCCAGCAgaaacactctcacacacactcacagacgcAGCAGTcgcagcagcacacacacactccgcaGACGCAGGCCCAGGCCCAGGCTCAGCAGAGACAGCCCGCTTTCAGCTACCAGCCTCACCCACCGGCCCAGATCCAGAA AGGATCCACTGATCAGATATCAGCTTGTAGCTCCAGCGGTCCGTCCAGTACAGCCAACAGTAactcctcctctccagtcaAGAACACATATCCCACCCAAAGTAACATCTCACCGGTCAAACCTGGGCCCCTGCCAGCCAATCTAGATGACCTAAAG GTATCAGAGCTCAGGCAGCACCTGCGTATCCGTGGCATGCCTGTCTCAGGAACCAAGACCGCCCTCATCGAGCGACTCCGGCCCTTCAAGGACTCCAACACCAGCTCCTCGCCCTCAGGCTCCTCCGACATCACCACGGTGACCTTCCCCGTCACACCCACAGGATCCCTGTCCTCCTACCAGTCCCCGTCCTCCTCCAGCGCCCTGTCTCAGGGAGGCTACTACCCATACCCCAGCACCTCCTCAACTCCTCCCATCTCCCCGGCCTCCTCGGAGCTGTCCCTCAGCGGCTCGCTCCCCGACAGCTTCAGCGACGTGCCCATGTCCTCGCCGACACAGTTCGCCCTGCAGCCGTCCCCGGCCCAGCTCAGCATGGAGGACGGGCTGGGGGGAGGCACCCAGGGCAGCGGAGGACAGAGGGCGGGGGAGAGCGGAGGTATGGACGGCCTGGAAGCTGAGAAAGATAAAATGCTGGTGGAAAAGCAGAAGGTGATCGAGGAGCTGACGTGGAAGCTGCACCAGGAGCAGAGACAG GTTGAAGAGCTGAAGATGCAGCTCCACAAGAGGAAACGCTGCTACGGAGCAACGCAGGACGCCGTCCCTCCTCCATCTCACCCCTCCATGCACCACCAGCAGACTCCAGCCATGATGGGTCAGCACTTCTTTGGGGTGACTATCAAGCAGGAGCCCATGTCCCTGTCCTCCAGCTGCCCTCTGTCCTCCCCCAAACAGCTCAAGAGCCCTGCTGGCAGCTGCATGGAGGACATGGGACACTGCAACGCCTCCGTCTCCAGCCTGGGGGGCGCCGGCGGGCCACAGTGCATGGACACAGCCCCTTCCTCCGGCAGCCCCTCCACCATGTCTGCTTTCCTCAGTCCACAGTGCTCCCCACAGGACTCCCCCAGCGGAAAGCCCTCCAGCAGCCCCCAGCCTTCGTCTCCTAACAACCCCTACCTGCTGTCTCCTCCGCTGGGAAGAGACGGCTGCGTCCACCCTCACACCTCGGCCAGCAACAGAGGGCGCAGCATGCAG ATCCAGCAGAAGAGCGGCAGCCAGCCGGTGAACTGCTCTTATCCTTCTGACCAGAGAGGCCTTCAGGGAGTCTTCCCCCCCCCAGCTGACTGTGGCCTCAACCACAGCAGCTCAGCCAAAGCTGAGAGCCAGAATATGCAGCCAAAG ATGTCAGTATTGCCCTCTCCTCGGCATGTTGGCCAAAAGAGCCAGGTCTCTCCCCCCGCCTTCAGTAGCTCAGATTCAGATGCATCAGACTTAAGACAGCCCCCATGCTATGAGGATGCAGTGAAGCAG CAACTGACCAGAAGTCAGCAGATGGATGAGCTGTTGGATGTGCTCATAGAGAGTGGAG AGATGCCCGCTAACgccagagaagagagggagaggtccTCTGTAACCAAAGTTGTGCCTCACATTACTGTGTCCCCAGGGTGTCCCGGCCTCCTCATCCCGAGGTTCCACCGTCACTATGAGCACCTGTACCCCACCCAGCCCCCCTACGACCACTCCGCCAATCACATCGCCGAGAGCCACCTGGAGACTCTGCTGGGAAGTCCCGTCGGGCGGGGAGGGGACGTGGCTCTTCTTAAAATGGCTCCCGAGGACGGGGGCCTGGAAGACGAAGGGAACCGAGACGGAGAAGGGTACGGCAGCCCCCACACCCACCACCGCCACCCTCACCACCCACCACAGGACAAACCTCTGACCGGCAGGGACCAGATGGACACCCCTCTGTCCCCCCTCAGCACCAAGGTGTCCACCTTCCCCGAGGTGCAGGGGATGGTCAGCATGACGTTCAGCGAGACGCCGTGGGAGACGATGGAGTGGCTGGACCTGATGCCGCCCAGCTCGGCCACGGCCTTCAGCGTGGCTCCGCCCAGCGGCCCCAGCATCTTCAACACCGAGTTCCTGGATGTCACAGACATTAACTTGAACTCTGCTATGGACCTCCACCTGGAGCACTGGTGA
- the myocd gene encoding myocardin isoform X4 yields MNPVKCSEIHSNSSEDRQCPGHLRGASQGHGDTGESTERRNHLLKKQLPSAEGKNVLQLRLQQRRTREQLADQGIMPHPASDGSSLEAQLRLKRARLAEDLNEKLALRPGPLELVQKNIIPLDSADMTTVNHGKFPKQDDSYAFEEDSSSESLSPEQHHSDESQGSACPSSEAVGSAPSSSSSPALTSPRQGGANRDPPDQSQDEGLSGASNSQTTPPIPVPAIVKSKTSDKNRHKKPKDVKPKVKKLKYHQYIPPDQKAEKSPPPMDSAYARLLQQQQLFLQLQILSQQKHSHTHSQTQQSQQHTHTPQTQAQAQAQQRQPAFSYQPHPPAQIQKGSTDQISACSSSGPSSTANSNSSSPVKNTYPTQSNISPVKPGPLPANLDDLKVSELRQHLRIRGMPVSGTKTALIERLRPFKDSNTSSSPSGSSDITTVTFPVTPTGSLSSYQSPSSSSALSQGGYYPYPSTSSTPPISPASSELSLSGSLPDSFSDVPMSSPTQFALQPSPAQLSMEDGLGGGTQGSGGQRAGESGGMDGLEAEKDKMLVEKQKVIEELTWKLHQEQRQVEELKMQLHKRKRCYGATQDAVPPPSHPSMHHQQTPAMMGQHFFGVTIKQEPMSLSSSCPLSSPKQLKSPAGSCMEDMGHCNASVSSLGGAGGPQCMDTAPSSGSPSTMSAFLSPQCSPQDSPSGKPSSSPQPSSPNNPYLLSPPLGRDGCVHPHTSASNRGRSMQIQQKSGSQPVNCSYPSDQRGLQGVFPPPADCGLNHSSSAKAESQNMQPKQLTRSQQMDELLDVLIESGEMPANAREERERSSVTKVVPHITVSPGCPGLLIPRFHRHYEHLYPTQPPYDHSANHIAESHLETLLGSPVGRGGDVALLKMAPEDGGLEDEGNRDGEGYGSPHTHHRHPHHPPQDKPLTGRDQMDTPLSPLSTKVSTFPEVQGMVSMTFSETPWETMEWLDLMPPSSATAFSVAPPSGPSIFNTEFLDVTDINLNSAMDLHLEHW; encoded by the exons TCCTACAGTTAAGACTTCAGCAGAGGAGGACACGAGAACAGCTGGCAGACCAAGGCATCATGCCTC ACCCGGCCTCGGACGGCTCCTCTCTGGAGGCCCAGCTGAGGCTAAAGCGAGCCCGGCTTGCCGAGGACCTGAATGAGAAGCTGGCTCTCAGGCCGGGGCCCCTGGAGCTGGTCCAAAAGAATATCATTCCCCTAGACTCTGCCGACATGACGACAG TAAACCATGGTAAGTTCCCTAAGCAGGATGACTCTTATGCGTTTGAGgaggacagcagcagtgagagtcTGTCTCCAGAGCAGCACCACAGTGACGAGTCACAGGGCTCAGCCTGTCCGTCCTCTGAGGCTGTGGGCAGCGCgccctcctcctcgtcctcgcCTGCTCTCACCAGCCCACGACAG GGGGGTGCAAACAGAGACCCACCTGATCAAAGCCAGGATGAAGGGCTGTCTGGTGCCAGCAACAGCCAGACCACTCCCCCTATACCTGTTCCTGCTATTGTCAAG TCCAAGACATCAGACAAGAACCGACACAAGAAACCCAAAGATGTGAAGCCCAAAGTGAAGAAGCTCAAGTACCACCAGTACATTCCTCCGGACCAGAAGGCGGAGAAGTCCCCTCCGCCCATGGACTCGGCCTACGCCCggctcctgcagcagcagcagctcttcctgcagctgcagatcCTCAGCCAGCAgaaacactctcacacacactcacagacgcAGCAGTcgcagcagcacacacacactccgcaGACGCAGGCCCAGGCCCAGGCTCAGCAGAGACAGCCCGCTTTCAGCTACCAGCCTCACCCACCGGCCCAGATCCAGAA AGGATCCACTGATCAGATATCAGCTTGTAGCTCCAGCGGTCCGTCCAGTACAGCCAACAGTAactcctcctctccagtcaAGAACACATATCCCACCCAAAGTAACATCTCACCGGTCAAACCTGGGCCCCTGCCAGCCAATCTAGATGACCTAAAG GTATCAGAGCTCAGGCAGCACCTGCGTATCCGTGGCATGCCTGTCTCAGGAACCAAGACCGCCCTCATCGAGCGACTCCGGCCCTTCAAGGACTCCAACACCAGCTCCTCGCCCTCAGGCTCCTCCGACATCACCACGGTGACCTTCCCCGTCACACCCACAGGATCCCTGTCCTCCTACCAGTCCCCGTCCTCCTCCAGCGCCCTGTCTCAGGGAGGCTACTACCCATACCCCAGCACCTCCTCAACTCCTCCCATCTCCCCGGCCTCCTCGGAGCTGTCCCTCAGCGGCTCGCTCCCCGACAGCTTCAGCGACGTGCCCATGTCCTCGCCGACACAGTTCGCCCTGCAGCCGTCCCCGGCCCAGCTCAGCATGGAGGACGGGCTGGGGGGAGGCACCCAGGGCAGCGGAGGACAGAGGGCGGGGGAGAGCGGAGGTATGGACGGCCTGGAAGCTGAGAAAGATAAAATGCTGGTGGAAAAGCAGAAGGTGATCGAGGAGCTGACGTGGAAGCTGCACCAGGAGCAGAGACAG GTTGAAGAGCTGAAGATGCAGCTCCACAAGAGGAAACGCTGCTACGGAGCAACGCAGGACGCCGTCCCTCCTCCATCTCACCCCTCCATGCACCACCAGCAGACTCCAGCCATGATGGGTCAGCACTTCTTTGGGGTGACTATCAAGCAGGAGCCCATGTCCCTGTCCTCCAGCTGCCCTCTGTCCTCCCCCAAACAGCTCAAGAGCCCTGCTGGCAGCTGCATGGAGGACATGGGACACTGCAACGCCTCCGTCTCCAGCCTGGGGGGCGCCGGCGGGCCACAGTGCATGGACACAGCCCCTTCCTCCGGCAGCCCCTCCACCATGTCTGCTTTCCTCAGTCCACAGTGCTCCCCACAGGACTCCCCCAGCGGAAAGCCCTCCAGCAGCCCCCAGCCTTCGTCTCCTAACAACCCCTACCTGCTGTCTCCTCCGCTGGGAAGAGACGGCTGCGTCCACCCTCACACCTCGGCCAGCAACAGAGGGCGCAGCATGCAG ATCCAGCAGAAGAGCGGCAGCCAGCCGGTGAACTGCTCTTATCCTTCTGACCAGAGAGGCCTTCAGGGAGTCTTCCCCCCCCCAGCTGACTGTGGCCTCAACCACAGCAGCTCAGCCAAAGCTGAGAGCCAGAATATGCAGCCAAAG CAACTGACCAGAAGTCAGCAGATGGATGAGCTGTTGGATGTGCTCATAGAGAGTGGAG AGATGCCCGCTAACgccagagaagagagggagaggtccTCTGTAACCAAAGTTGTGCCTCACATTACTGTGTCCCCAGGGTGTCCCGGCCTCCTCATCCCGAGGTTCCACCGTCACTATGAGCACCTGTACCCCACCCAGCCCCCCTACGACCACTCCGCCAATCACATCGCCGAGAGCCACCTGGAGACTCTGCTGGGAAGTCCCGTCGGGCGGGGAGGGGACGTGGCTCTTCTTAAAATGGCTCCCGAGGACGGGGGCCTGGAAGACGAAGGGAACCGAGACGGAGAAGGGTACGGCAGCCCCCACACCCACCACCGCCACCCTCACCACCCACCACAGGACAAACCTCTGACCGGCAGGGACCAGATGGACACCCCTCTGTCCCCCCTCAGCACCAAGGTGTCCACCTTCCCCGAGGTGCAGGGGATGGTCAGCATGACGTTCAGCGAGACGCCGTGGGAGACGATGGAGTGGCTGGACCTGATGCCGCCCAGCTCGGCCACGGCCTTCAGCGTGGCTCCGCCCAGCGGCCCCAGCATCTTCAACACCGAGTTCCTGGATGTCACAGACATTAACTTGAACTCTGCTATGGACCTCCACCTGGAGCACTGGTGA